TTCCACTTCAAGGAGTCCCCCGTGAACGAGCTGACCATCGGCGCCTACGACCCCGTGACGCTCACCGCGGAGTACAAGGTCTGCGCCGTCCACATCGAAAAGGTCGAGAGCGGCTACGACCCCGTGAAGATCGAACGGTTCGTCAACCTGCGCCATGCCGTCGGCTTCGACAAAGACTGAAAGACCGGAGAGACCCTTGGGGCTCCGCCCCAAACCCTGCCAAGGGACTCGTCCCTTGGAACCCTTTGAGCTTTGCCGGGAGGGGGAGCGTTGCCCCCCTCCCGGCAAAGCTAGATGGGGGTGCAGGGGGACACGTTCCCCTGCTGGGGGTCTGGGGGCAAGGCCCCCAGATTCTTTCCGGCTTTTGGGCCTTTGACCATGCTCACGGCGGCGGTGCTGGCGGGCGGACGGAGCGTCCGGATGGGGCGGGACAAGGCGTCGCTCCTTCTGGACGGGGTCCCGCTGCTTAAGGTTATGACGGACCGGGCCGCGTCCTGCGCGGACGAGGTGCTGGTGGTGGGCCGCGCGGGCTTTCCGGGCCTTTTTGCGAGCGGGGTGAGGTTCGTCCCGGATCTGGGTGAGCTCGGCGGGCCGCCCAGCTCCATGCGGGGGCTCCACGCGGCGCTGACCCATGCGCGGGGGGAGTTCGTCCTGCTGCTCCCCTGCGATATGCCCTTTTTCGATGTCGGTCTGGTGGA
This genomic interval from uncultured Fretibacterium sp. contains the following:
- a CDS encoding molybdenum cofactor guanylyltransferase, producing the protein MLTAAVLAGGRSVRMGRDKASLLLDGVPLLKVMTDRAASCADEVLVVGRAGFPGLFASGVRFVPDLGELGGPPSSMRGLHAALTHARGEFVLLLPCDMPFFDVGLVEHMKGLCAEADVVLPCLGGRCEPLCALYRASLAVRAWALLEEGRLRLRALLEGPELRVRLVEEGGYPFAEDAFFNINTPEDYRRALGLRRERNGENGGRT